The Proteus terrae subsp. cibarius genome contains the following window.
TTCTTACCTTTGTGTTTTTTCTTCACTAATAAATAGATAATTTAATGACTCGAACTCAACGTTTACTCACTTTATTGCAGATTTTAAAAGAAAATCGCTATCCGATAACGGCAGAAGCGCTAGCAGATAAATTGCAGATTAGTGTCAGATCTATTTATCGTGATATTGAATCTTTGCGTAATCAAGGTGCTGAAATCACGGGTGAAGCTGGTATAGGTTATCAACTAAAATCAGGCTTACTCCTGCCACCATTAACCTTTGATATTAATGAACTTGAAGCGCTTATTTTAGGCCTACGTTGGGTAGAAAGTCATACAGATAAAGAATTAAGTTACTCGGCATTACGGGCAATTAATAAAATCAATGCCGTGGTAACGGCACAGCATCAAACCTTGCTTGAACAAAACACATTATTTGTTCCTACTAACCGAATTATTGAAGTTGATCATACCATTGCTAAAGATATGCGTTTTAGTTTACGCGAAGAAAAGAAAGCAAAAATAGATTATCAGGATGTCCAAAAAAAATTAAGTACTCGGATTATTTGGCCTATTGCTGTTGGTTATTTTCAAGATTCTCAGGTTATTGCAGCATGGTGTGAATTACGCCAAAGCTATCGCCATTTTAGGCTTGATAGAATTATCTCTTATGAAGTCTTAGGTGATAATTTACCTTACCCAAAAAGCTATTTATTCTCACGTTGGAAAAAAGAGATATTGAAAGAGGCTCCTGACAAGAATTGACACATTGTTTGGATAATATCTTCCTTGCTGTTTTTAACTTAGCTATTTCAGTTTAAACAACATCATATTAATCAACACAGTAAGGAAACATTATGAGTGAACTTATTCTTTATACTAATGCAATGTCTCGTGGTAACACAGCTGAGCTTTTCTTAAAAATATTAGATGTGCCTTATCAGCGTGTTGAATTAGAATATGGCGAACCTATGCGTACCCCTGAATATCTTGCTATTAATCCGATGGCAAAAGTTCCGGCATTAGTTGATGGTGAAGTCGTCGTTACAGAGACAGCAGCAATTTGTGCTTATTTAGCAGATAAGTTTATTGAGAAAGGATTTGCTCCCGCCCTTAATTCACCTGAGCGCGCTGCTTATTATCGTTGGTTCTTTTTTACCGCAGGCCCTATTGAAGCGGCATTCACTGTAAAAGAGCTTGATATTGACCTTAATGAAGAGCAACAAAAATCATCTGGTTTTGGTTCTTTTGAACGCACTTTTCATTGCTTAGAAACGGGCTTAGCCAGCGCTAAACCTTATCTTTGTGGTAAAAATATGATGGCCGTTGATGTGTATGTGGGTTATTTCCTTATATTTTTGTGCAAGTATGCATTGATCCAACCTACACCACTGATTAACCAATATATTGATAGCCTTGCGCTTAATAAAGAAATTAAACAATTATTAGAAAGCTTAGATTTACGATAAATTTTCTTATTATTGAACATCATTCAATTAAGCTATCGCTATAGTTACTTGTTTAATACATTCTATTTAATACGCCCCATTTAAGACAAAAGGTCAGCTTTTAAGCTGACCTTTTCTAATTACATCTTATTTAACCTGACGTAATCGTTTGCGTATTTAGTCTAAAGAAACACCAATTCGACGTGCAACTTCTTCGTATGCTTCTATTAATCCGCCTAAGCTTTGACGGAAACGGTCTTTATCCATTTTATCTAAGGTCTTTTTATCCCATAGACGGCTACCATCAGGAGAGAACTCATCACCTAATACAACTTTGCCGTGAAATAGACCAAACTCAAGTTTAAAATCGACTAAAATAAGTCCTGCTTTATCAAAGATTTCGCTAAGGACATCGTTTGCTTTATAGCTCAAACGTTTCATTTCTGCGAGGTTTTCTTTAGACACCCAGCCAAAAGTTTCACAGTAAGATTCATTGACCATAGGATCATGACGAGCATCATCTTTTAAGAATAAATCAAAGATTGGTGGGTTTAAAAGCGTACCTTCTTCGATACCTAAACGTTTGACTAATGATCCCGCAGCACGATTACGAATAACGCATTCAACAGGTACCATATCGAGTTTTTTTACTAGCACTTCATTATCAGAAAGCAAACGTTCCATCTGCGTTGGGATACCCGCTTCTTCCAGTTTATTCATAATGAAATGGTTAAATTTGTTATTTACCATGCCTTTACGATCAAACTGTTCAATACGTTGGCCATCTAACGCTGATGTATCATTTCTGAATTCAAGGATAAGAAAATCAGAAGATTCAGTGGCATAGACCGTTTTGGCTTTTCCACGATACAACTCAGCTTTTTTCTGCATCTGACACACTCCAAAGATGTGATAGGTTTAACAAGAAATTTGCTTCCCATACTCTACTCTAGATCAGACAAAAAAGCTTTTAAAACGTGAGTGCTATCACTAAAAAATCTCGCCCTTAACCCAGAGTTCACAACATTTTTTATTAAAAATAATCTCTGTTATAAGAAATCATACTTCAATTAATTCTATTGAATAATTACACTAATAACGAAAGTTATAATCACTAATAAAAATCGCTTGATAAAATTAGAATATATAAAAAATAAAAAGTCAGAATAAGAATAATTATAGATTATATCACTCCATTATTTCTATTTTCAGATGATATTCTTAGTAAGTATTAGTTCTGTTTCACATTACATTTATTTTGAGTAATCAATAATAAAAAACCAGATTAATTTCTTTTTATTGAAATTTAATCTGGTTATCAGTGTTAGCATCAGCAAGTTTTAATTATTATCTCTAATCTATTTTTTATATTTTAAAAGACCCATGTTATCTATTAATAACATCATACTTTAATTAAATAATGTAACAGTAGATCTCATAAGCAAACCAACCTAATAAAGCACCAGCAGGTAAATCAATTAAGTAATGTTGTTTCGTGAACATGCAAGATAATGCAATAAATAATGGGAATAAGAAAACCCAAGGCCCTAAGGTTGCATAAGCAAGACATGCGGTGAGTGTTGCAACCGAAACGTGCATACTCGGGAAGCAGTTTGAGGAATCATCAAAATACTGAACAAACTTAAGAAATTTCTCTGACGCTGTTTTTCCTGGGTTTAAGGTGCGCCAATGTGCAGGGGTTGCAACAGGGAACACAACAAAGAAAAACATTTGCATGACTAACAAAACAATATAACTAAAAACAATCATAATGAATTGTCTTGAGTCTTGAATGATCCAGTTGAGATATAAAATTGCAGGATAATATAAAAAGCTATAGATCCATGACCACCATGGCCAGAAAGGAATTTTTTCATCAATTGGTGAATTAATAACTTTCACTTCTCTCAATGTATATCGTTGAGTAAAAAAATAAAACTGATAAACACCTACAATAAGTATCCCACTTAATATCAAGTGAATAATCATATCACCTGCACTCATAAATACTCCTTCATATAGTCAGAGAATGCTTTGTTATTTTTATTTAAGAATAAGAATTGACGCAATATTGCATAAATTTAAGCGTATTGCATTAAGATTAATATTATTAATAAATTTAAATTAAATCCTATCATTAAAAGAGCATTCAATTAATGATGTTTAATTTGATAGCCTCAATTGCATTTTTATAAATAAATTTCAATTTAGATTAATACAATTAAGTTAAGATCATAAAAAAGCCGCACAATGTTTATTGTGCGGCTTCTCATATTTTTAAAGAATAATACTTATTTAACTGGTTTACTGAAAGCAGCTTTCAGTGCAGCAACCATTTGATCATTTTGTGATTGTGTTAATGGTTTACCTTTATCACTGATAAATTGTAAACTACTGCGGTTATTTAAATCGCCGACTTGTAATTTATAATCCGCTTCTTCAACAGTTGGTCTATCAACACCTAACGCACTCCAGTTCGCACTGCTCATTCCTTTATAGGTTACTTCAATTGAACCTTTAGAACGTGTGCGATCGCCCATCTTCATACCAACACTTTCTAATGCGATAGGCAATCTATCCCAAACCACATCAAATGGTGCACGAACGATAATCACTGGAAGACCCGCATTATCACTGCCACTTTGGACATCGATAATACCTTGTAAGCTACTGCTTGCCGTATTTTCGCTTAAATTACGCATACGATTTAAGCCGTCAACCAATTCGTTAAGCATCAAAATATTGTAACGCTTCACTTCAGTCGGATCTGTTATCTCAGTTTCGCCTTGGCGTAAACCTTCGTTCGTCACTGTTAACGAAATAACATTACCTGACTGAGCAATCACTAAACGCTGACGAGTTTGGAAAGGTACGTTTTCATCTGCACGTAACCATGTGATCCAATCAGTGTGGATCTCTTTTTGCCCAGCATCACTTTTGACAATTGCAACACCTTTCTCTTTTAAGATAGAGCTAACTTGCTCATACAGTGTTGTGTTTTCAGGTGTATTTGGTAATAACAAACGGCTGTTATCTGCATTATTTTCACTACGTGAACCACTTAACAGATTCAGTGCTTGAGTTGGTGGACGAATATCAAGCGCTAAACCAACAGGTTCAGTTTTTTTAGGGGTTGGAATGTCATATTCCCCATTTTGCAAAGGCAACACCATACCCGCCGGAATCGCTAAATTCTTTAGCCCTGCCGTCTCTAAATAAGACTCATCACCACTGACCTGACGTTTATAGCGCTGATCACTTGAACAGGCTGCCAGTAAAACCACCAGCGACAGACCCGCGACTTTCATAATCTTTGATTTATGCAATAGTGTTGCCATTAAAATTCCCTAAGTTTTACAGTATTCCCGCTGTTAACAGCGCTTTCTCAACAATTTGCTGACCTGATGATGTCAACGGAGTCATAGGTAAGCGCAATGTGGCGTCTTCAATCAATCCAATACGTTGACACGCCCATTTAGCTGGGATTGGATTAGGTTCAACAAATAACTGATGATGTAAGTCCATCAGACGTCGATTAAGTTCACGTGCTTTTGCAAACTCACCCGCATTTGCTAATCGACATAATTCTACCATCTCTGACGCAGCAACGTTAGCAGTAACCGAAATAACACCATGACCGCCAAGTTGCATAAAGTCTAATGATGATGCGTCATCGCCACTCAATAAGATAAAACTATCATCATTAACCAACTCTTGGATTTGACTAACACGACTTAAGTTCCCTGTCGCCTCTTTAATTGCCACAATATTATCCAACTTGGCTAAACGTGCAACTGTTACAGGCAATAAATCGCATCCAGTACGACCCGGTACATTATACAGGATTTGTGGTAACGCAGTGCTTTCAGAAATCGCTTTAAAGTGCTGATATAATCCTTCTTGTGAAGGTTTATTATAATAAGGCGTGACACTTAAACAACCTGCAATACCTTTATTTTCAAACTGTTGTGTAAACCAAACAGCTTCAGATGTTGCATTAGCACCAGTACCAGCAATCACAGGAATACGCCCATCAGCCATATCTAATGTCATTAGAACGACATCAACATGCTCGTCATGACTTAATGTTGCAGATTCTCCTGTTGTACCAACAGAAACTATTGCAGCACTGCCTGCATTAACATGATAGTCAACTAATTTACGTAAACTAACCCGGTCAACATTGCCTTTTGCGTCCATTGGTGTAACCAATGCCACCATACTGCCTGTAAAATTAAATTCGTTATTCACCATAATCATTGCTCCGAGATAGACGTATACTCAATGGTACTCATTCATTGCTCTATTGAAAACTACTTAACTCTAGGTTTCTAATGAAATTTGCTAATATTCTTTGATATGAATTAAAGAGATATAATAATTGAAGATAGTGAGCCTGAGATCTTGGCAGAAATCGAAATTTGTGTTTACCTGTTAAGAATAAACTGAAAGTCAAAAGGAACCTTATTTTGCCCATACCTGATAAACATTTTCTCGTCATTACTGCATTAGGGGCTGACCGTCCTGGTATTGTTGATACCATTACACAATTAGTCAGCCAATGCGGATGTAATATCGAGGACAGCCGACTTGCGATGTTTGGTCAAGAGTTTACGTTTATCATGCTACTTTCAGGTGGCTGGAACGCTATCGCACAATTAGAAGCGTTGTTGCCCATTAAAAGTGCGGAACTGGATCTATTGACCGTAATGAAAAGGACCACCAATGGTGCACCGATTACCTATCCTTCAACAATCGCAGCAAAAGTTGATATTGAAGATGCGCCCGGTATTGTAGAACGCTTTACTAATCTATTTAGCCAACATAATTTTAATCTTGCTGAATTAATATCTAAAACACACCCGTCAGAAGATGGTTCACCTGCGCGTTTAGAAATACAAATTACGGCGCATAATCCATTAGATGATCATGGTCTTGTTATTAATGAGAAATTTAATCAATTATGTACAGAGCTGAACGCTCAAGGCACAATAAGTATCGTAAATAGTCTGATGATGAAACAGTAAAAATGGAGAATGACCTAATGAACCCATTAAAAGCCGGTGAAAAGGCGCCTCAATTCAGTCTGCCCGACCAAGATGGAGAAACAATTAATTTATCTGATTTCGCTGGCCAACGTGTGCTTGTTTATTTTTACCCTAAAGCAATGACACCTGGTTGTACAACTCAAGCTTGTGGCTTACGTGATGAAATGGATGCACTAAAAAAAGCTAAGGTTGAAGTTCTCGGCATCAGCACTGATAAATCAGAAAAGCTTTCCCGTTTCGCTGAAAAAGAGATGTTAAATTTCACGTTGCTTTCAGATGAAGATCATAAAATTGCAGAAGAGTTTGGTATCTGGGGAGAAAAGCAATTTATGGGGAAAACTTACGATGGCATTCATCGTACAACATTCTTAATTGACAAAAATGGTGTTATCGAACACGTATTTGATAACTTTAAAACCAGTAATCACCATCAAGTCGTTCTCGAATATCTCACTCAGCATCCATAATAAATGCTTTGAATTGATAAGATAACAGACAGTTTTCACTGTCTGTTTTTTTATTTATTTTTTATTAATACATTCAAGGCGGTACTTAGCTTTTCTTTGTATATTGCTCATTCGCAATTTCATCAGGTAATGCATGCAATACTGCTTTTATCAGCGTTGCTAATGGTATAGCAAAGAAAACACCCCAAAATCCCCACATTCCACCGAATATAATCACTGACAATATAATGACTAAAGGGTGCATATTTACAGCTTCAGAGTACAAAATTGGCACTAATAAATTACTATCCAATCCTTGAACAACAAGATAAGCGATAAATAACGCCCAGAAATCAGAACCTAATCCCCACTGAGATAATGCAATCACAATAACGGGGATCGTTGCTAAAACAGCACCAACATAAGGGACTAAAACAGAAACACCGACGATAACAGCAAGTAATACAGAGTAGCGCAAGTCGAAGAAAGCAAATACAAAATAAGTGAAAACACCCACAATTATCATTTCGGTTACTTTACCCCGAATATAATTGGTAATTTGCTGGTTAACTTCAATCCAAACTTGAGCTGCCAATATTCTGTTTTTTGGTAAAACACGGCGAACCGCATTAAGCATCTGTTGTTTATCTTTAAGTAAGAAGAACGTCATTAAAGGCACAAGAATAAGATAAATCGACAGTGTAATAATTCCGATTAACGAAGCTAAAGACACTTTTAATACAGATTCAGCCACCGTTGAGAACTTACTGCGTAAGTTTTCTGCCATCATATCAACAATACCTGCATCCATTAATGCAGGGAAACGATCCGGTAATTCCTGTGCAAATGCATTGAACTTATTGATCATATTTGGGATATCTGAAATTAGTGTCATCCCCTGTTGCCACACCGTTGGCGCTAAAATCAAAATTACAATGGCACTAATACCAATAAAGAGTGTCAGAATTATCGATACTGCCCATATACGGGCGCATCCTAATTTCTCAAGTAAATGAGTTGGCCACTCTAAAAGATAAGCAAGCACAATTGCCACTAATAAAGGAGCTAGTATGCCACTGAAAAAATACAGAATTGAAAAGCCGGCAATCAAAATGACCACAAGGGCGATAACTTGTGGATCAGCAAATCGGCGTTTGTACCATTGAACAAGCAAGTCCAGCATGAAAATAAAGATCCTTTATAATAATCAGAATAATAGAGCTGTATGCATTCATTTACATAAGCAATAATCTTTTGACAGATTTTACGTTAGGTTTTGCTATCATACATCATTAATTATTAATTTTTCGTTAAGATAGCTATCAGGATACAGTTGTATGAAACTCAGACTTAAAAAACCATTAGTCGCGCTTCTTGTTTCTGCGTTGCTATCAACATCAGTAGTACCTGCTCAGGCTGCGATTGATATTGAAGACTCTTTACCTGATATGGGAACCACCGCAGGTTCAACATTAAGCATCAATCAAGAAATCGCTATGGGTGATTACTATACTCGCCAACTGCGAAATAGTGCACCATTAGTTTTTGACCCATTACTTTCTAACTATATTAATAATTTAGGACAAAAACTCGTTTCGAACGCTAGTTCGGTCAAAACCCCTTTTCACTTTTATTTAGTTAACAACCCCAATATTAACGCCTTTGCTTATTTTGGGGGAAACATTGTTTTGCATTCCGCGCTCTTTCGATATAGCCGAACAGAAAGTGAATTAGCCTCTGTTATGGCTCACGAAATCACACACGTTACTCAACGACATTTAGCACGAATGCTTGAAGATCAGGCTAAAACAACGCCTCTTGCTCTTGCGGGGGTATTAGGTTCTATTCTGATATTTATGGCGAATCCGAATGCAGGCCTTGCGACCTTTACGGGAAGCATGGCAGGTATGCAGCAAAATATGATCACATTCACGCAAATGAACGAGCAAGAAGCAGATCGTATCGGAATACAAACACTCTACCGTGCTGGGTTTGATCCCAAAGGGATGCCTGATTTTATGCAAATTCTTGCAGACCAAGTACGATATAGCTCTAAACCGCCTGAAATGTTATTAACGCATCCCTTGCCCGATAGCCGTTTATCCGATGCAAGAAGCCGAGCAAGTCAATTCCCTGCTCGACAGATCCCACAGTCAGCTGATTTTCTGTTTGCAAAAATGCGTGTATTAACCATGTTGACGAAAAATCCAACATCAGAGAATGCATTACAAACGACACTTGATCAATTTAAACAAGGTACTGCTCTTGAAAAATCAGCGGCTAATTATGCGTTAATACTGATCTATTCTCGTGATCGTAAATTTGATGACGCAAGAAAGCTGCTCACTCCGATGTTAGAAAAAGAGCCGAATAATATTTGGCTTATTGATGCCATGACGGATATCGATTTAGAACAAAACCGTGCAGGTGATGCGGTTGCAAGATTACAACAGGCATTGAAACAAAAACCCAATAACAATGTTCTTATTGCCAACTTAGCTAATTCATATATGCATAATAAGCAATATAACGAAGCTAACCGCCTGCTTTATCGTTATACCTTTGACAATCCAAACGATCCTATCGGTTGGCAATTAATGGCAGAAAATTCAGCTAAACAAGGTGATAGAGCTCATGAATTAGCTGCTTATGCAGAAGATTTGGCCCTAAGAGGTGACTTTGAAACGGCAATTCGTTATTTAGGTGATGCAAGCCGACAAGTTAAATTAGGTAGTAACGATCAAGCTCGCTTTGATGCACGTATAGACCAATTAAGAAAAATTCAGCAAAGAGATAGTCAATTTAAATAAGGGACAACATGACCAAGAAAGTGACGATTTATCACAATCCACGCTGTTCAAAAAGCCGTGAAACCTTACATTTACTAGAAGAAATGCAAATAACACCTAATGTTATTCACTATCTAGATACAGCTCCTTCTATAACGGAACTTAAAACACTGCTCAAAGCATTAGATTTTGATGACGCAAGAGAGTTAATGCGTACAAAGGAAGAAATTTATAAAACGCTAAAACTGGCTGATGAAACATCGCAAGATGCATTAATTCAAGCAATGCATGAAAACCCTAAACTTATTGAACGCCCTATTGTGATTGTCGGTAATAAGGCCCGTTTAGGCCGCCCACCAGAACAAGTGAAAGAACTGTTTAATTAATATTCAAAATTTAAAGCCCATATTTATGTTCTTACATATATGGGTTTTTTTCTATCTACTTCATTATTAATCTCGCAATCGTTTACTCTCTTTTCTCAAATCAGAAGCCAATCACCAAATGTTGTTAAATTGTAAACATTACAATTAGCAAAGTGTTTCTTATTTCCACAATAGAAAAAAACCAATCACTTTATGCTTTCAAAAATTTTCATCTCAATTTCATATTTTTTATGAGTAAGAAATCGCCATTTTTGAAAACTTCTATTTAGATCACATTAAGTCGTATAAACTCACGATTATGGGAAAAAAATAATCATGTGTTTCATTTATATTGTGACTCAAGTCTCTTTACACAAATGCATTCCTACATATCATGAGCATCAGAAAATATGATAGCAGAATTGATAAACTATAAATTCTTGCCAAAATATTTTTTCATTATCATCCAAGAAATAAATTAACAAGAAATATACATTTAAAACAATACTGCAACACAGCAATAAGCTTTCAATTTGTTATTTACTCTATCTCTTCTTTTATTGTTGTTTTTAACTTGATGACAATTAATCAGTGTGAAATGAAGTTGTAGATGTATATGAAATAAACAACGTTATAGCCAACATTATGGGCAATTAAAACTAACCAATCACCATTATTGGTGTCGGGTGATTGCTAGGCTAATAGGAAAACAGATGAATATCGTACTTAGATTAAAACTTGTCTCATTCCTCCAGTTCTTTATATGGGGATCTTGGCTTGTAACATTTGCCTCGTATCTCTTTGGAGAGCTGCATTTTAAAGGTAGTGATGTTGGGCTTATTTTTAGTGCTCTTGGACTTGCCTCACTTATCGCCCCCGTCATCATGGGATTTATTGCAGATAAAATAAATAACCGAAAATTAGTGTTCATTACCCTGCATATTCTTTCCGCATTAGCATTAGTGCTAATGTCGCAAATGACAACAGTAACCACACTATTCTTTGCAACTCTATTACATTTATTGTTCTTTATGCCAAGTATCTCAATGGCAAACAGCATCATTTTCGAACTGTTAGAACAAAAACATTTAGAGCCTAATAACTACTTCCCTAAAATTCGTGTTTACGGCACTGTTGGCTTTATTGCAGCTATGTGGGTGATTAGCTTCTTAGGTTTAGGTAATAGCTACCACCAACTCTTTGTTGCAGCGATCGCCTCTATTGTTTTAGCTGTATTTGCAATGTTCTTACCTGCAACTAAAGCAGCTGATAAAAACGAAACAAAAGCCGAAGAAAAAGCCGAAGAAGTGGCATTTAGTATCACCAACATCTTGCAAGTATTTAAAAAGAAAAATGTCGTTGTTTTCTTATTCTTTGCAACATTGTTAGGATCTGTACTGCAAATTACTAATACATTTGGCGTGCCATTCCTGCAAGATATTGCACAGTCTCCAAACGCAGATGATTCATTCTTTGCACGTTATCCTTCTGTATTCTTATCTATCTCACAGATTTCAGAAGTCGTATTTATTCTGTTCCTACCACTGCTATTAAAACGTGTAAGAATCGAAACTATCGTT
Protein-coding sequences here:
- a CDS encoding helix-turn-helix transcriptional regulator; protein product: MTRTQRLLTLLQILKENRYPITAEALADKLQISVRSIYRDIESLRNQGAEITGEAGIGYQLKSGLLLPPLTFDINELEALILGLRWVESHTDKELSYSALRAINKINAVVTAQHQTLLEQNTLFVPTNRIIEVDHTIAKDMRFSLREEKKAKIDYQDVQKKLSTRIIWPIAVGYFQDSQVIAAWCELRQSYRHFRLDRIISYEVLGDNLPYPKSYLFSRWKKEILKEAPDKN
- a CDS encoding glutathione S-transferase family protein produces the protein MSELILYTNAMSRGNTAELFLKILDVPYQRVELEYGEPMRTPEYLAINPMAKVPALVDGEVVVTETAAICAYLADKFIEKGFAPALNSPERAAYYRWFFFTAGPIEAAFTVKELDIDLNEEQQKSSGFGSFERTFHCLETGLASAKPYLCGKNMMAVDVYVGYFLIFLCKYALIQPTPLINQYIDSLALNKEIKQLLESLDLR
- the purC gene encoding phosphoribosylaminoimidazolesuccinocarboxamide synthase, translated to MQKKAELYRGKAKTVYATESSDFLILEFRNDTSALDGQRIEQFDRKGMVNNKFNHFIMNKLEEAGIPTQMERLLSDNEVLVKKLDMVPVECVIRNRAAGSLVKRLGIEEGTLLNPPIFDLFLKDDARHDPMVNESYCETFGWVSKENLAEMKRLSYKANDVLSEIFDKAGLILVDFKLEFGLFHGKVVLGDEFSPDGSRLWDKKTLDKMDKDRFRQSLGGLIEAYEEVARRIGVSLD
- a CDS encoding phosphatase PAP2 family protein, which encodes MSAGDMIIHLILSGILIVGVYQFYFFTQRYTLREVKVINSPIDEKIPFWPWWSWIYSFLYYPAILYLNWIIQDSRQFIMIVFSYIVLLVMQMFFFVVFPVATPAHWRTLNPGKTASEKFLKFVQYFDDSSNCFPSMHVSVATLTACLAYATLGPWVFLFPLFIALSCMFTKQHYLIDLPAGALLGWFAYEIYCYII
- the bamC gene encoding outer membrane protein assembly factor BamC, which translates into the protein MATLLHKSKIMKVAGLSLVVLLAACSSDQRYKRQVSGDESYLETAGLKNLAIPAGMVLPLQNGEYDIPTPKKTEPVGLALDIRPPTQALNLLSGSRSENNADNSRLLLPNTPENTTLYEQVSSILKEKGVAIVKSDAGQKEIHTDWITWLRADENVPFQTRQRLVIAQSGNVISLTVTNEGLRQGETEITDPTEVKRYNILMLNELVDGLNRMRNLSENTASSSLQGIIDVQSGSDNAGLPVIIVRAPFDVVWDRLPIALESVGMKMGDRTRSKGSIEVTYKGMSSANWSALGVDRPTVEEADYKLQVGDLNNRSSLQFISDKGKPLTQSQNDQMVAALKAAFSKPVK
- the dapA gene encoding 4-hydroxy-tetrahydrodipicolinate synthase; the protein is MVNNEFNFTGSMVALVTPMDAKGNVDRVSLRKLVDYHVNAGSAAIVSVGTTGESATLSHDEHVDVVLMTLDMADGRIPVIAGTGANATSEAVWFTQQFENKGIAGCLSVTPYYNKPSQEGLYQHFKAISESTALPQILYNVPGRTGCDLLPVTVARLAKLDNIVAIKEATGNLSRVSQIQELVNDDSFILLSGDDASSLDFMQLGGHGVISVTANVAASEMVELCRLANAGEFAKARELNRRLMDLHHQLFVEPNPIPAKWACQRIGLIEDATLRLPMTPLTSSGQQIVEKALLTAGIL
- a CDS encoding glycine cleavage system transcriptional repressor, with protein sequence MPIPDKHFLVITALGADRPGIVDTITQLVSQCGCNIEDSRLAMFGQEFTFIMLLSGGWNAIAQLEALLPIKSAELDLLTVMKRTTNGAPITYPSTIAAKVDIEDAPGIVERFTNLFSQHNFNLAELISKTHPSEDGSPARLEIQITAHNPLDDHGLVINEKFNQLCTELNAQGTISIVNSLMMKQ
- the bcp gene encoding thioredoxin-dependent thiol peroxidase, with the translated sequence MNPLKAGEKAPQFSLPDQDGETINLSDFAGQRVLVYFYPKAMTPGCTTQACGLRDEMDALKKAKVEVLGISTDKSEKLSRFAEKEMLNFTLLSDEDHKIAEEFGIWGEKQFMGKTYDGIHRTTFLIDKNGVIEHVFDNFKTSNHHQVVLEYLTQHP
- a CDS encoding AI-2E family transporter, whose product is MLDLLVQWYKRRFADPQVIALVVILIAGFSILYFFSGILAPLLVAIVLAYLLEWPTHLLEKLGCARIWAVSIILTLFIGISAIVILILAPTVWQQGMTLISDIPNMINKFNAFAQELPDRFPALMDAGIVDMMAENLRSKFSTVAESVLKVSLASLIGIITLSIYLILVPLMTFFLLKDKQQMLNAVRRVLPKNRILAAQVWIEVNQQITNYIRGKVTEMIIVGVFTYFVFAFFDLRYSVLLAVIVGVSVLVPYVGAVLATIPVIVIALSQWGLGSDFWALFIAYLVVQGLDSNLLVPILYSEAVNMHPLVIILSVIIFGGMWGFWGVFFAIPLATLIKAVLHALPDEIANEQYTKKS
- the bepA gene encoding beta-barrel assembly-enhancing protease, yielding MKLRLKKPLVALLVSALLSTSVVPAQAAIDIEDSLPDMGTTAGSTLSINQEIAMGDYYTRQLRNSAPLVFDPLLSNYINNLGQKLVSNASSVKTPFHFYLVNNPNINAFAYFGGNIVLHSALFRYSRTESELASVMAHEITHVTQRHLARMLEDQAKTTPLALAGVLGSILIFMANPNAGLATFTGSMAGMQQNMITFTQMNEQEADRIGIQTLYRAGFDPKGMPDFMQILADQVRYSSKPPEMLLTHPLPDSRLSDARSRASQFPARQIPQSADFLFAKMRVLTMLTKNPTSENALQTTLDQFKQGTALEKSAANYALILIYSRDRKFDDARKLLTPMLEKEPNNIWLIDAMTDIDLEQNRAGDAVARLQQALKQKPNNNVLIANLANSYMHNKQYNEANRLLYRYTFDNPNDPIGWQLMAENSAKQGDRAHELAAYAEDLALRGDFETAIRYLGDASRQVKLGSNDQARFDARIDQLRKIQQRDSQFK
- the arsC gene encoding arsenate reductase (glutaredoxin) (This arsenate reductase requires both glutathione and glutaredoxin to convert arsenate to arsenite, after which the efflux transporter formed by ArsA and ArsB can extrude the arsenite from the cell, providing resistance.), with amino-acid sequence MTKKVTIYHNPRCSKSRETLHLLEEMQITPNVIHYLDTAPSITELKTLLKALDFDDARELMRTKEEIYKTLKLADETSQDALIQAMHENPKLIERPIVIVGNKARLGRPPEQVKELFN
- a CDS encoding MFS transporter; the protein is MNIVLRLKLVSFLQFFIWGSWLVTFASYLFGELHFKGSDVGLIFSALGLASLIAPVIMGFIADKINNRKLVFITLHILSALALVLMSQMTTVTTLFFATLLHLLFFMPSISMANSIIFELLEQKHLEPNNYFPKIRVYGTVGFIAAMWVISFLGLGNSYHQLFVAAIASIVLAVFAMFLPATKAADKNETKAEEKAEEVAFSITNILQVFKKKNVVVFLFFATLLGSVLQITNTFGVPFLQDIAQSPNADDSFFARYPSVFLSISQISEVVFILFLPLLLKRVRIETIVLFSMIAWILRFGFFAYGDYTSLGQIVLLLSMIVYGCAFDFFNISGSLFLEKEIPLQYRSTAQGMFMTLVNGFGTYLGAMLSGWVIDLYTTNGAVDWKSFWLIFTGYTVAITALYLIFLLIPQKKAKVAEAN